In Tachysurus fulvidraco isolate hzauxx_2018 chromosome 1, HZAU_PFXX_2.0, whole genome shotgun sequence, a single window of DNA contains:
- the nhsl2 gene encoding NHS-like protein 2 isoform X3: MRTVMRWKRRRSPGQGRQVEAKSSNSSFTAPFFRATTNLDSESKRTAHFQSSWQQHVNVFGSWSRPECVQELHQEAQLNLQSLLQDFEEQLYDNRVTGQTFRHPSSQSSEDTSTTLSRSPSSINKKTEFVFLPANKQVCEDETTSLGIRAQDPGACGLDRSLLGWNSSVGPPVAEKPRWHLSRHSSAHLVPINVTGQSFDKHASELQAPFRTEKAVNPKTIRRPRSVIAGPDVTLHCQGDGKILAVDLIQGACSPDSSQPRSLEPTTENTGEQHIPLRKTQSDREHSVPPSPKAPSGMMDHATLMCPSSSWNGPKGSTFSPSWTDSYNYALTPNPVAKQPLSKPGTLESGGGGLMCPSQTSSAMSVSSVSHSSSFTFISGHRTNIVTHENAIKGKRNETEGAASSPAAGNGLNKCEREKRSSRANAFKFRERSLSTPTDSGSLCSADNTCCPGETVPVVREGESYAMLYPSNSSEDNTSTDNVSVATGSDYFPVGRLRSRSRSISLKKPKKKPPPPVRSVSLVKNLSAIGGMAPHHTEGFIREGRPKSLFIPRDHNFQDSFRPEFLMASKSDEEAHSSLETASDTSQPPEKESDLAFPPHWQLSEWKSNNDPYRSLSGSSTATGTTVIECIKVRGSSESLNSPANSRATSPSPLSIEAETKISPFKPPCLMSPSSGYSSQSETPTPTITNSAVTGLTPTTGCKMRPKIPERKSSLPSPKDKSQARLSFELPVNSQVDLSSVKPKTKASRRHSDTSTTSKPGKTSQSAQPMVTTTDLRNIRLRSVSRSELEDSPDGSSDIIEEEQGRDISPPTTPCSSKPPKPPVAVKPPLPKRPMNLMLKSPSSSPHAQESPPTSPIDRPMPLANIYMVVRKPKPKRPSQSSVTPQEHVPRHQLPLPEFDLEHGLPIEEDLSFPSSPEKDDISKTFCSQSPISCIAELDKKKSKVPPPVPKKPNVLLLPSPTVQTPSSATTEKQSLLYESGSQSPLGPPPSEADEASYNKDDQEISANKEVPGTCESDAQHENQGKLEDLGNEENDTPDGTPKEIVSIHDVDIKAFTAEIMTEASLEENSSVTDKQELHITEETDDDVPVHTPTTNRTEDLFTIIHRSKRKVLGRKEPAFGSRQSLVSPVKSSSSDIRTLTLGSTPRSTSRNENFMALLQKKGSKTSSGTRVSAMELLKSTNPLARRVTEFSQSDLDAAGTDPSKMVLPDQ; the protein is encoded by the exons cCACCACCAACTTGGACTCGGAGAGCAAGCGAACGGCCCACTTCCAATCGTCATGGCAACagcatgtgaatgtgtttggCTCGTGGAGTAGGCCGGAGTGTGTGCAGGAGCTGCACCAAGAGGCTCAGCTCAACCTCCAGAGCCTGCTGCAAG ACTTTGAGGAGCAGCTGTATGATAACAGGGTAACTGGGCAGACATTCCGGCACCCTTCCTCTCAGAGCTCAGAGGACACCTCCACTACGCTCAGCCGCTCGCCTTCATCAATCAACAAGAAAACAGAATTTGTCTTCCTG CCTGCAAATAAACAGGTGTGTGAGGATGAGACAACATCATTAGGGATCCGGGCCCAGGACCCGGGTGCTTGTGGCTTAGACCGCTCTCTCCTGGGCTGGAATTCTTCAGTAGGGCCCCCAGTTGCCGAAAAACCTCGCTGGCACCTGAGTCGACACTCCTCAGCACACCTCGTCCCTATCAATGTcacag GCCAGAGCTTTGATAAGCACGCCAGCGAACTCCAGGCCCCTTTTAGAACTGAAAAGGCGGTTAACCCAAAGACCATCCGCCGCCCAAGGAGTGTGATCGCAGGCCCTGATGTCACGCTACACTGCCAAG GTGATGGCAAGATTCTTGCTGTTGATCTGATACAAGGTGCCTGTTCTCCTGACTCTTCCCAGCCAAGATCTCTGGAACCCACCACAGAGAATACAGGCGAGCAGCACATACCCTTACGGAAAACTCAAAGTGACAGAGAGCATAGTGTACCCCCGTCCCCTAAAGCTCCATCAGGAATGATGGACCATGCCACTCTTATGTGCCCCAGCTCTTCCTGGAATGGCCCAAAGGGTTCCACGTTCTCTCCCTCCTGGACTGACTCCTACAACTATGCCCTGACCCCAAACCCTGTTGCCAAGCAGCCTTTGTCCAAACCTGGAACATTAGAGTCTGGTGGGGGTGGCCTCATGTGCCCTTCCCAAACCAGCTCTGCCATGTCTGTGAGTTCTGTATCACACTCTAGCTCCTTCACTTTCATCTCAGGCCATAGAACAAATATAGTCACACATGAAAATGcaattaaaggaaaaagaaacgAGACTGAGGGTGCAGCATCCAGTCCAGCTGCCGGTAATGGCCTCAACAAATGTGAGCGAGAGAAGAGATCATCGCGAGCCAATGCTTTCAAATTCCGTGAACGCTCCCTTTCAACACCAACAGATTCTGGATCTCTCTGCTCAGCAGACAATACATGCTGTCCAGGAGAGACAGTGCCTGTAGTCAGAGAAGGTGAGAGCTATGCTATGCTGTACCCTAGCAACAGCTCTGAAGACAACACCAGCACTGACAATGTGTCTGTAGCAACAGGCTCTGACTACTTCCCAGTGGGTAGACTGAGGTCACGTTCACGTAGCATCTCACTAAAGAAGCCCAAAAAGAAGCCACCACCACCAGTACGCAGTGTGTCCCTAGTAAAGAACTTGTCAGCCATTGGTGGGATGGCCCCACACCATACTGAAGGATTTATCAGAGAAGGTAGGCCTAAGAGCCTTTTCATACCACGAGATCATAATTTCCAGGATTCATTCCGGCCTGAGTTTCTTATGGCATCTAAATCAGATGAGGAAGCACACAGCAGTTTGGAGACAGCCTCTGATACATCTCAGCCCCCTGAAAAAGAATCAGACCTAGCCTTCCCTCCTCATTGGCAGCTTAGTGAGTGGAAGTCCAATAATGACCCTTATCGTTCATTATCAGGCTCAAGCACTGCTACAGGTACAACAGTAATTGAATGCATAAAAGTCCGTGGAAGCTCAGAATCCCTGAATTCACCAGCAAACTCTCGTGCTACTTCCCCTTCCCCACTTTCCATTGAAGCAGAGACTAAGATCTCTCCATTCAAGCCTCCATGTCTCATGTCCCCTTCAAGTGGATACTCTAGTCAGTCTGAGACACCAACCCCAACTATTACAAACTCTGCAGTCACTGGACTCACACCAACAACAGGGTGCAAGATGCGCCCAAAGATCCCAGAGAGGAAGTCCTCACTTCCTTCACCAAAAGACAAATCTCAGGCTCGTCTCTCTTTTGAGTTACCTGTAAATTCCCAAGTAGACTTGTCTTCTGTTAAGCCGAAAACTAAAGCTAGCCGGAGGCACTCAGACACATCTACCACCAGCAAACCAGGAAAAACGAGTCAGTCTGCACAGCCCATGGTTACCACAACAGATCTGAGAAACATCAGACTTCGTTCAGTAAGCCGCTCAGAACTTGAAGACAGTCCTGATGGCTCATCTGACATCATAGAGGAGGAACAAGGACGTGATATTAGCCCACCTACCACCCCATGTAGCTCGAAGCCACCCAAGCCACCAGTTGCGGTAAAGCCACCACTCCCCAAACGACCAATGAACTTGATGCTGAAGTCTCCCTCATCATCACCCCACGCTCAGGAATCTCCGCCAACCTCCCCAATAGACCGACCAATGCCTCTAGCCAACATCTATATGGTCGTCAGGAAGCCTAAACCTAAGAGGCCATCTCAATCATCAGTTACACCTCAAGAGCATGTGCCAAGACATCAACTCCCCCTACCTGAGTTTGACCTAGAACATGGGTTACCAATTGAAGAGGATCTTTCCTTTCCTAGCAGTCCAGAGAAAGACGATATAAGCAAGACCTTTTGTAGTCAAAGTCCAATTTCCTGCATAGCTGAATTGGACAAGAAGAAATCCAAGGTACCACCACCAGTACCCAAAAAGCCAAATGTTCTTCTCTTGCCTTCTCCTACTGTCCAGACACCGAGCAGTGCTACTACAGAAAAGCAAAGCCTTCTATATGAAAGTGGTTCTCAGTCACCTCTAGGCCCACCTCCGTCTGAAGCCGATGAGGCTTCTTATAACAAAGATGACCAAGAAATATCTGCTAACAAAGAGGTTCCAGGAACTTGTGAGAGTGATGCACAGCATGAAAATCAAGGTAAACTTGAGGACCTTGGAAATGAAGAAAATGATACACCAGATGGAACTCCTAAGGAAATTGTATCTATTCATGATGTGGACATAAAGGCATTCACTGCAGAAATAATGACAG AAGCTTCACTGGAGGAAAACAGCTCTGTCACAGATAAGCAAGAACTGCACATCACTGAAGAAACAGATGATGATGTGCCTGTGCACACACCTACGACTAATAGGACAGAAGACCTTTTCACCATCATACACAG ATCTAAGCGGAAAGTCCTTGGCCGTAAGGAGCCAGCATTTGGTAGTCGCCAGAGCCTTGTGTCACCTGTGAAAAGCAGCAGCAGTGACATTCGAACACTGACACTGGGCAGCACTCCAAGATCAACCTCGCGGAATGAGAACTTCATGGCTCTTCTACAGAAGAAAGGCAGCAAAACAAGCAGTGGAACACGGGTCTCTGCCATGGAACTGCTGAAGAGCACAAACCCTTTGGCTCGGCGTGTCACTGAGTTTTCTCAATCAGATCTGGATGCTGCTGGAACTGACCCATCTAAAATGGTTCTACCAGACCAGTGA
- the nhsl2 gene encoding NHS-like protein 2 isoform X4 has product MFWDRKHGTMGNSQRRAKGRHKTKGATATTNLDSESKRTAHFQSSWQQHVNVFGSWSRPECVQELHQEAQLNLQSLLQDFEEQLYDNRVTGQTFRHPSSQSSEDTSTTLSRSPSSINKKTEFVFLPANKQVCEDETTSLGIRAQDPGACGLDRSLLGWNSSVGPPVAEKPRWHLSRHSSAHLVPINVTGQSFDKHASELQAPFRTEKAVNPKTIRRPRSVIAGPDVTLHCQGDGKILAVDLIQGACSPDSSQPRSLEPTTENTGEQHIPLRKTQSDREHSVPPSPKAPSGMMDHATLMCPSSSWNGPKGSTFSPSWTDSYNYALTPNPVAKQPLSKPGTLESGGGGLMCPSQTSSAMSVSSVSHSSSFTFISGHRTNIVTHENAIKGKRNETEGAASSPAAGNGLNKCEREKRSSRANAFKFRERSLSTPTDSGSLCSADNTCCPGETVPVVREGESYAMLYPSNSSEDNTSTDNVSVATGSDYFPVGRLRSRSRSISLKKPKKKPPPPVRSVSLVKNLSAIGGMAPHHTEGFIREGRPKSLFIPRDHNFQDSFRPEFLMASKSDEEAHSSLETASDTSQPPEKESDLAFPPHWQLSEWKSNNDPYRSLSGSSTATGTTVIECIKVRGSSESLNSPANSRATSPSPLSIEAETKISPFKPPCLMSPSSGYSSQSETPTPTITNSAVTGLTPTTGCKMRPKIPERKSSLPSPKDKSQARLSFELPVNSQVDLSSVKPKTKASRRHSDTSTTSKPGKTSQSAQPMVTTTDLRNIRLRSVSRSELEDSPDGSSDIIEEEQGRDISPPTTPCSSKPPKPPVAVKPPLPKRPMNLMLKSPSSSPHAQESPPTSPIDRPMPLANIYMVVRKPKPKRPSQSSVTPQEHVPRHQLPLPEFDLEHGLPIEEDLSFPSSPEKDDISKTFCSQSPISCIAELDKKKSKVPPPVPKKPNVLLLPSPTVQTPSSATTEKQSLLYESGSQSPLGPPPSEADEASYNKDDQEISANKEVPGTCESDAQHENQGKLEDLGNEENDTPDGTPKEIVSIHDVDIKAFTAEIMTEASLEENSSVTDKQELHITEETDDDVPVHTPTTNRTEDLFTIIHRSKRKVLGRKEPAFGSRQSLVSPVKSSSSDIRTLTLGSTPRSTSRNENFMALLQKKGSKTSSGTRVSAMELLKSTNPLARRVTEFSQSDLDAAGTDPSKMVLPDQ; this is encoded by the exons ATGTTTTGGGACAGGAAACACGGGACCATGGGCAATTCCCAACGCCGGGCCAAAGGGAGGCACAAAACTAAAGGGGCAacag cCACCACCAACTTGGACTCGGAGAGCAAGCGAACGGCCCACTTCCAATCGTCATGGCAACagcatgtgaatgtgtttggCTCGTGGAGTAGGCCGGAGTGTGTGCAGGAGCTGCACCAAGAGGCTCAGCTCAACCTCCAGAGCCTGCTGCAAG ACTTTGAGGAGCAGCTGTATGATAACAGGGTAACTGGGCAGACATTCCGGCACCCTTCCTCTCAGAGCTCAGAGGACACCTCCACTACGCTCAGCCGCTCGCCTTCATCAATCAACAAGAAAACAGAATTTGTCTTCCTG CCTGCAAATAAACAGGTGTGTGAGGATGAGACAACATCATTAGGGATCCGGGCCCAGGACCCGGGTGCTTGTGGCTTAGACCGCTCTCTCCTGGGCTGGAATTCTTCAGTAGGGCCCCCAGTTGCCGAAAAACCTCGCTGGCACCTGAGTCGACACTCCTCAGCACACCTCGTCCCTATCAATGTcacag GCCAGAGCTTTGATAAGCACGCCAGCGAACTCCAGGCCCCTTTTAGAACTGAAAAGGCGGTTAACCCAAAGACCATCCGCCGCCCAAGGAGTGTGATCGCAGGCCCTGATGTCACGCTACACTGCCAAG GTGATGGCAAGATTCTTGCTGTTGATCTGATACAAGGTGCCTGTTCTCCTGACTCTTCCCAGCCAAGATCTCTGGAACCCACCACAGAGAATACAGGCGAGCAGCACATACCCTTACGGAAAACTCAAAGTGACAGAGAGCATAGTGTACCCCCGTCCCCTAAAGCTCCATCAGGAATGATGGACCATGCCACTCTTATGTGCCCCAGCTCTTCCTGGAATGGCCCAAAGGGTTCCACGTTCTCTCCCTCCTGGACTGACTCCTACAACTATGCCCTGACCCCAAACCCTGTTGCCAAGCAGCCTTTGTCCAAACCTGGAACATTAGAGTCTGGTGGGGGTGGCCTCATGTGCCCTTCCCAAACCAGCTCTGCCATGTCTGTGAGTTCTGTATCACACTCTAGCTCCTTCACTTTCATCTCAGGCCATAGAACAAATATAGTCACACATGAAAATGcaattaaaggaaaaagaaacgAGACTGAGGGTGCAGCATCCAGTCCAGCTGCCGGTAATGGCCTCAACAAATGTGAGCGAGAGAAGAGATCATCGCGAGCCAATGCTTTCAAATTCCGTGAACGCTCCCTTTCAACACCAACAGATTCTGGATCTCTCTGCTCAGCAGACAATACATGCTGTCCAGGAGAGACAGTGCCTGTAGTCAGAGAAGGTGAGAGCTATGCTATGCTGTACCCTAGCAACAGCTCTGAAGACAACACCAGCACTGACAATGTGTCTGTAGCAACAGGCTCTGACTACTTCCCAGTGGGTAGACTGAGGTCACGTTCACGTAGCATCTCACTAAAGAAGCCCAAAAAGAAGCCACCACCACCAGTACGCAGTGTGTCCCTAGTAAAGAACTTGTCAGCCATTGGTGGGATGGCCCCACACCATACTGAAGGATTTATCAGAGAAGGTAGGCCTAAGAGCCTTTTCATACCACGAGATCATAATTTCCAGGATTCATTCCGGCCTGAGTTTCTTATGGCATCTAAATCAGATGAGGAAGCACACAGCAGTTTGGAGACAGCCTCTGATACATCTCAGCCCCCTGAAAAAGAATCAGACCTAGCCTTCCCTCCTCATTGGCAGCTTAGTGAGTGGAAGTCCAATAATGACCCTTATCGTTCATTATCAGGCTCAAGCACTGCTACAGGTACAACAGTAATTGAATGCATAAAAGTCCGTGGAAGCTCAGAATCCCTGAATTCACCAGCAAACTCTCGTGCTACTTCCCCTTCCCCACTTTCCATTGAAGCAGAGACTAAGATCTCTCCATTCAAGCCTCCATGTCTCATGTCCCCTTCAAGTGGATACTCTAGTCAGTCTGAGACACCAACCCCAACTATTACAAACTCTGCAGTCACTGGACTCACACCAACAACAGGGTGCAAGATGCGCCCAAAGATCCCAGAGAGGAAGTCCTCACTTCCTTCACCAAAAGACAAATCTCAGGCTCGTCTCTCTTTTGAGTTACCTGTAAATTCCCAAGTAGACTTGTCTTCTGTTAAGCCGAAAACTAAAGCTAGCCGGAGGCACTCAGACACATCTACCACCAGCAAACCAGGAAAAACGAGTCAGTCTGCACAGCCCATGGTTACCACAACAGATCTGAGAAACATCAGACTTCGTTCAGTAAGCCGCTCAGAACTTGAAGACAGTCCTGATGGCTCATCTGACATCATAGAGGAGGAACAAGGACGTGATATTAGCCCACCTACCACCCCATGTAGCTCGAAGCCACCCAAGCCACCAGTTGCGGTAAAGCCACCACTCCCCAAACGACCAATGAACTTGATGCTGAAGTCTCCCTCATCATCACCCCACGCTCAGGAATCTCCGCCAACCTCCCCAATAGACCGACCAATGCCTCTAGCCAACATCTATATGGTCGTCAGGAAGCCTAAACCTAAGAGGCCATCTCAATCATCAGTTACACCTCAAGAGCATGTGCCAAGACATCAACTCCCCCTACCTGAGTTTGACCTAGAACATGGGTTACCAATTGAAGAGGATCTTTCCTTTCCTAGCAGTCCAGAGAAAGACGATATAAGCAAGACCTTTTGTAGTCAAAGTCCAATTTCCTGCATAGCTGAATTGGACAAGAAGAAATCCAAGGTACCACCACCAGTACCCAAAAAGCCAAATGTTCTTCTCTTGCCTTCTCCTACTGTCCAGACACCGAGCAGTGCTACTACAGAAAAGCAAAGCCTTCTATATGAAAGTGGTTCTCAGTCACCTCTAGGCCCACCTCCGTCTGAAGCCGATGAGGCTTCTTATAACAAAGATGACCAAGAAATATCTGCTAACAAAGAGGTTCCAGGAACTTGTGAGAGTGATGCACAGCATGAAAATCAAGGTAAACTTGAGGACCTTGGAAATGAAGAAAATGATACACCAGATGGAACTCCTAAGGAAATTGTATCTATTCATGATGTGGACATAAAGGCATTCACTGCAGAAATAATGACAG AAGCTTCACTGGAGGAAAACAGCTCTGTCACAGATAAGCAAGAACTGCACATCACTGAAGAAACAGATGATGATGTGCCTGTGCACACACCTACGACTAATAGGACAGAAGACCTTTTCACCATCATACACAG ATCTAAGCGGAAAGTCCTTGGCCGTAAGGAGCCAGCATTTGGTAGTCGCCAGAGCCTTGTGTCACCTGTGAAAAGCAGCAGCAGTGACATTCGAACACTGACACTGGGCAGCACTCCAAGATCAACCTCGCGGAATGAGAACTTCATGGCTCTTCTACAGAAGAAAGGCAGCAAAACAAGCAGTGGAACACGGGTCTCTGCCATGGAACTGCTGAAGAGCACAAACCCTTTGGCTCGGCGTGTCACTGAGTTTTCTCAATCAGATCTGGATGCTGCTGGAACTGACCCATCTAAAATGGTTCTACCAGACCAGTGA
- the nhsl2 gene encoding NHS-like protein 2 isoform X5 has product MEKLDILKNRAATTNLDSESKRTAHFQSSWQQHVNVFGSWSRPECVQELHQEAQLNLQSLLQDFEEQLYDNRVTGQTFRHPSSQSSEDTSTTLSRSPSSINKKTEFVFLPANKQVCEDETTSLGIRAQDPGACGLDRSLLGWNSSVGPPVAEKPRWHLSRHSSAHLVPINVTGQSFDKHASELQAPFRTEKAVNPKTIRRPRSVIAGPDVTLHCQGDGKILAVDLIQGACSPDSSQPRSLEPTTENTGEQHIPLRKTQSDREHSVPPSPKAPSGMMDHATLMCPSSSWNGPKGSTFSPSWTDSYNYALTPNPVAKQPLSKPGTLESGGGGLMCPSQTSSAMSVSSVSHSSSFTFISGHRTNIVTHENAIKGKRNETEGAASSPAAGNGLNKCEREKRSSRANAFKFRERSLSTPTDSGSLCSADNTCCPGETVPVVREGESYAMLYPSNSSEDNTSTDNVSVATGSDYFPVGRLRSRSRSISLKKPKKKPPPPVRSVSLVKNLSAIGGMAPHHTEGFIREGRPKSLFIPRDHNFQDSFRPEFLMASKSDEEAHSSLETASDTSQPPEKESDLAFPPHWQLSEWKSNNDPYRSLSGSSTATGTTVIECIKVRGSSESLNSPANSRATSPSPLSIEAETKISPFKPPCLMSPSSGYSSQSETPTPTITNSAVTGLTPTTGCKMRPKIPERKSSLPSPKDKSQARLSFELPVNSQVDLSSVKPKTKASRRHSDTSTTSKPGKTSQSAQPMVTTTDLRNIRLRSVSRSELEDSPDGSSDIIEEEQGRDISPPTTPCSSKPPKPPVAVKPPLPKRPMNLMLKSPSSSPHAQESPPTSPIDRPMPLANIYMVVRKPKPKRPSQSSVTPQEHVPRHQLPLPEFDLEHGLPIEEDLSFPSSPEKDDISKTFCSQSPISCIAELDKKKSKVPPPVPKKPNVLLLPSPTVQTPSSATTEKQSLLYESGSQSPLGPPPSEADEASYNKDDQEISANKEVPGTCESDAQHENQGKLEDLGNEENDTPDGTPKEIVSIHDVDIKAFTAEIMTEASLEENSSVTDKQELHITEETDDDVPVHTPTTNRTEDLFTIIHRSKRKVLGRKEPAFGSRQSLVSPVKSSSSDIRTLTLGSTPRSTSRNENFMALLQKKGSKTSSGTRVSAMELLKSTNPLARRVTEFSQSDLDAAGTDPSKMVLPDQ; this is encoded by the exons ATGGAAAAGCTAGACATCTTGAAGAACAGAGCAG cCACCACCAACTTGGACTCGGAGAGCAAGCGAACGGCCCACTTCCAATCGTCATGGCAACagcatgtgaatgtgtttggCTCGTGGAGTAGGCCGGAGTGTGTGCAGGAGCTGCACCAAGAGGCTCAGCTCAACCTCCAGAGCCTGCTGCAAG ACTTTGAGGAGCAGCTGTATGATAACAGGGTAACTGGGCAGACATTCCGGCACCCTTCCTCTCAGAGCTCAGAGGACACCTCCACTACGCTCAGCCGCTCGCCTTCATCAATCAACAAGAAAACAGAATTTGTCTTCCTG CCTGCAAATAAACAGGTGTGTGAGGATGAGACAACATCATTAGGGATCCGGGCCCAGGACCCGGGTGCTTGTGGCTTAGACCGCTCTCTCCTGGGCTGGAATTCTTCAGTAGGGCCCCCAGTTGCCGAAAAACCTCGCTGGCACCTGAGTCGACACTCCTCAGCACACCTCGTCCCTATCAATGTcacag GCCAGAGCTTTGATAAGCACGCCAGCGAACTCCAGGCCCCTTTTAGAACTGAAAAGGCGGTTAACCCAAAGACCATCCGCCGCCCAAGGAGTGTGATCGCAGGCCCTGATGTCACGCTACACTGCCAAG GTGATGGCAAGATTCTTGCTGTTGATCTGATACAAGGTGCCTGTTCTCCTGACTCTTCCCAGCCAAGATCTCTGGAACCCACCACAGAGAATACAGGCGAGCAGCACATACCCTTACGGAAAACTCAAAGTGACAGAGAGCATAGTGTACCCCCGTCCCCTAAAGCTCCATCAGGAATGATGGACCATGCCACTCTTATGTGCCCCAGCTCTTCCTGGAATGGCCCAAAGGGTTCCACGTTCTCTCCCTCCTGGACTGACTCCTACAACTATGCCCTGACCCCAAACCCTGTTGCCAAGCAGCCTTTGTCCAAACCTGGAACATTAGAGTCTGGTGGGGGTGGCCTCATGTGCCCTTCCCAAACCAGCTCTGCCATGTCTGTGAGTTCTGTATCACACTCTAGCTCCTTCACTTTCATCTCAGGCCATAGAACAAATATAGTCACACATGAAAATGcaattaaaggaaaaagaaacgAGACTGAGGGTGCAGCATCCAGTCCAGCTGCCGGTAATGGCCTCAACAAATGTGAGCGAGAGAAGAGATCATCGCGAGCCAATGCTTTCAAATTCCGTGAACGCTCCCTTTCAACACCAACAGATTCTGGATCTCTCTGCTCAGCAGACAATACATGCTGTCCAGGAGAGACAGTGCCTGTAGTCAGAGAAGGTGAGAGCTATGCTATGCTGTACCCTAGCAACAGCTCTGAAGACAACACCAGCACTGACAATGTGTCTGTAGCAACAGGCTCTGACTACTTCCCAGTGGGTAGACTGAGGTCACGTTCACGTAGCATCTCACTAAAGAAGCCCAAAAAGAAGCCACCACCACCAGTACGCAGTGTGTCCCTAGTAAAGAACTTGTCAGCCATTGGTGGGATGGCCCCACACCATACTGAAGGATTTATCAGAGAAGGTAGGCCTAAGAGCCTTTTCATACCACGAGATCATAATTTCCAGGATTCATTCCGGCCTGAGTTTCTTATGGCATCTAAATCAGATGAGGAAGCACACAGCAGTTTGGAGACAGCCTCTGATACATCTCAGCCCCCTGAAAAAGAATCAGACCTAGCCTTCCCTCCTCATTGGCAGCTTAGTGAGTGGAAGTCCAATAATGACCCTTATCGTTCATTATCAGGCTCAAGCACTGCTACAGGTACAACAGTAATTGAATGCATAAAAGTCCGTGGAAGCTCAGAATCCCTGAATTCACCAGCAAACTCTCGTGCTACTTCCCCTTCCCCACTTTCCATTGAAGCAGAGACTAAGATCTCTCCATTCAAGCCTCCATGTCTCATGTCCCCTTCAAGTGGATACTCTAGTCAGTCTGAGACACCAACCCCAACTATTACAAACTCTGCAGTCACTGGACTCACACCAACAACAGGGTGCAAGATGCGCCCAAAGATCCCAGAGAGGAAGTCCTCACTTCCTTCACCAAAAGACAAATCTCAGGCTCGTCTCTCTTTTGAGTTACCTGTAAATTCCCAAGTAGACTTGTCTTCTGTTAAGCCGAAAACTAAAGCTAGCCGGAGGCACTCAGACACATCTACCACCAGCAAACCAGGAAAAACGAGTCAGTCTGCACAGCCCATGGTTACCACAACAGATCTGAGAAACATCAGACTTCGTTCAGTAAGCCGCTCAGAACTTGAAGACAGTCCTGATGGCTCATCTGACATCATAGAGGAGGAACAAGGACGTGATATTAGCCCACCTACCACCCCATGTAGCTCGAAGCCACCCAAGCCACCAGTTGCGGTAAAGCCACCACTCCCCAAACGACCAATGAACTTGATGCTGAAGTCTCCCTCATCATCACCCCACGCTCAGGAATCTCCGCCAACCTCCCCAATAGACCGACCAATGCCTCTAGCCAACATCTATATGGTCGTCAGGAAGCCTAAACCTAAGAGGCCATCTCAATCATCAGTTACACCTCAAGAGCATGTGCCAAGACATCAACTCCCCCTACCTGAGTTTGACCTAGAACATGGGTTACCAATTGAAGAGGATCTTTCCTTTCCTAGCAGTCCAGAGAAAGACGATATAAGCAAGACCTTTTGTAGTCAAAGTCCAATTTCCTGCATAGCTGAATTGGACAAGAAGAAATCCAAGGTACCACCACCAGTACCCAAAAAGCCAAATGTTCTTCTCTTGCCTTCTCCTACTGTCCAGACACCGAGCAGTGCTACTACAGAAAAGCAAAGCCTTCTATATGAAAGTGGTTCTCAGTCACCTCTAGGCCCACCTCCGTCTGAAGCCGATGAGGCTTCTTATAACAAAGATGACCAAGAAATATCTGCTAACAAAGAGGTTCCAGGAACTTGTGAGAGTGATGCACAGCATGAAAATCAAGGTAAACTTGAGGACCTTGGAAATGAAGAAAATGATACACCAGATGGAACTCCTAAGGAAATTGTATCTATTCATGATGTGGACATAAAGGCATTCACTGCAGAAATAATGACAG AAGCTTCACTGGAGGAAAACAGCTCTGTCACAGATAAGCAAGAACTGCACATCACTGAAGAAACAGATGATGATGTGCCTGTGCACACACCTACGACTAATAGGACAGAAGACCTTTTCACCATCATACACAG ATCTAAGCGGAAAGTCCTTGGCCGTAAGGAGCCAGCATTTGGTAGTCGCCAGAGCCTTGTGTCACCTGTGAAAAGCAGCAGCAGTGACATTCGAACACTGACACTGGGCAGCACTCCAAGATCAACCTCGCGGAATGAGAACTTCATGGCTCTTCTACAGAAGAAAGGCAGCAAAACAAGCAGTGGAACACGGGTCTCTGCCATGGAACTGCTGAAGAGCACAAACCCTTTGGCTCGGCGTGTCACTGAGTTTTCTCAATCAGATCTGGATGCTGCTGGAACTGACCCATCTAAAATGGTTCTACCAGACCAGTGA